In the genome of Candidatus Pristimantibacillus lignocellulolyticus, the window TATTATATATCATTACCGAGGATTGTGAGGGATCAATATGAGCAGAGAGATTAATGAATCTAGTAAAGAGAAAGAAGTTACTATTTCTTGTGGCTGTAGAAGAAATAGAATTAGGTCATTTGGCTGTTGTGGAGGATTGTTAGGATTCAACAATAATCGCCGAAATTGTCATCGTAGACGTCATGAGAACAGACGTCATAGACGTATTAATTCATGCTGTTAATTACATTAAAATCCCAAGAAAACCTAGTCTCTTATTAAGACTAGGTTTGATGAAGTTACAATCGGTTCTATTATCGCTAGTTTACCAATCTTACCGGATATACCGACTGATTTTAAATAGTCGGTATATTTCTTATTTCCTCTTATATGCAATTCGCCAATGGATTCAGAATGATTAGATTTATTTAGTATTATTTTATGTGAAGCAGATTCCTTAACAATTTTATTATCTAGATTTTCTAACTTTGTAATAATCCGTTTACTAGTTTGTACAACTGACTTGCTCTTATCGACTTGTTGTGGAGCATCATATGTCGCTACAAGAAAGTTATCGAAAACCAATGATTCCTTAGAAATTAGATCAATACTTGTTTCTTTAGCTCCAGTATTTGTACCTTGTTCATTTAACTTAGTTTTTCGAATGTAAGATGCACTTATTGATATTCCTTGATTCGTTTGAAGAATATGACGCCAATTATTTTGTATTCTTGATGGTTTTAATTTACTAACTATGTTTATGATGTTCCAAATTCGAGGAGCATATAATTTGATAGATTTACCGGATAAGCTCAATTCATTCGAACGATTTCGAACATATGTATTTTCAAGTTCTTCAAGTCGTGGAAATAGCTCATTAACCTTTTGATAGGTTCTCATTTGCATAAGTATGGCATCTTCAATCTTCACTCGCATATGAGGCAATTTATGTTCAATTTGTTTATCAATTTTCTCAAGTAATTCAATATTACCTTTCACTATCGTCGCGAGTTTCCAGACGACCGCTTCAGCATGTTCTATATATTCAATATCTTCTTTATTCAACTCGCTCACCTTGTTGAAACAACTTTATTGAAGAGTCAAGAAGCTTAATTTGAATCCGTTGCTTCTCATTGAGTGAATCAATAACCTTTCCTACCGTTTCTTGAAATGCTACGATATCTTGTCTTGTTGGGTGTGTAGAGAAACGACTCTCTTCTGAGAGAAATGCTTGTATATGAATGGCTTCCGCATGTAGTAATTGAGAAAGGGCTGTTTGATCATGCAATAATAACTCTAACCATTGTATATATAATGCTTTTACTCGCTCACCATAATTAAGTTCAGTAGCTTGCTCTTCAACAGAAACCTCTGAGTGTAGCCTGCTATTATTTTGCGTTTCACTGCTAGTCGTATCATCAAAAGCAGCATAGAAGATATTATCATCTATAATGTTATCTACATTGAACTCATCATTGGTTATAGCGTGAATTTGCATTTCACTATACCTATCCACGTTAGGATCATTACATATATTTTGAATTTGCTGTTGATCCATATCATCAATCATATACTCTATTTGATAGTTAAGATCAGTACTGTTTCTTATATGATCCTGATGGTCTGCTATTATTGGCTGGTGTTCCAATCCTAATGGTTCAATAATAACCTCATCATCGTGGGTGAAATTTTGTTGGTCAATACTCTCAAGTTGCTTTTTCAAATCGTCATTATTTACTTTTTCATACCATTGCAATACATACACCCCCTCACTCTTATATATGTATAGGCTCATATAAGCGGAAAATGATATTCAAAAGTCATTCCTCGTACTAATTATATGAAGAACATAAAGTAAACATGACGAGTCTAATTTGCATAAATGATTAATGACCTGTACTAATATGCTAGTCTAATGACATAACCCAAAAAATGCTAAATACAATATAATTAGATTATTTAAAGGATGTGAATGCAAATGTCTCAAGCTAACATTCCTAATATAACTCCTACTATCGATCTTACTCGCGACCAAGCCGTTAATTTACTACTCTCCTCTATTGCCATGGAAGAACTCGGATTAAGTCACATTATTAATGCCGAGGGTGAAAAGATTCAATATGTGTTAGGTACATTACCAGGTGTCACGGGACCTGGAGCTACGATTTCTGATTTACTATCTGTCAACGAAAGTGTACGGAGTACATTAAGAGAAATTACAAAGACAGAATTCGGGTTACAGAACAAGCTAGAAACGGTATTAAGTACGCCTATTGCTATTGGACCCACTGGTCCAGCAGGGCCTACCGGACCATCCGGTGGACCAGTTGGTCCAACTGGGGCTACTGGCGTCGCTGGACCAACTGGACCAACAGGTGCTACTGGAGTTCAAGGACCTCTCGGATTAACTGGAGCTACTGGGTCTACCGGAGCTACTGGAGCTGATGGTGCTGTTGGAGCTGTAGGAGCCACAGGTGCCACTGGTGCTATTGGACCAACTGGAGCAACTGGAGCTACTGGAGCTACTGGAATTACAGGTGATATTGGTGCTACAGGAGCGATTGGAGTAACGGGAGCTACAGGTGCCACTGGGCCGATTGGTGCTACAGGATCTAGTGCAATTATCCCTTTTTCTTCAGGATTACCCGTTACATTAACTACGTTAGTGGGCGGCGTGGTTGGTTTACCAGCTGTTATAGGATTTGGTAGTTCTGCTGAGCTTGCGACGGCATTAGGTGCAACAATTGATTTAACAGGAGCAGGCGGCACGCTTCTTAATTTTGGTTGGTCTATCCCTAGAAATGGTACGATAACTGATATTAATGCTTTCTTTAGTGTAACGGCAGGTGTAAGTCTAGGCGTAGGAACGATTGCTATTCAGGCCCAATTATATGAATCGACTGCTCCGAATAATACGTTCACCCCATTAGTAGGAACTACAGTAGTATTAGCTCCATCATTAGGTCCAATTATTTCAATTGGTAATATTGCAACAGGCAGTGCAACTGGTCTGTCCATTCCTGTTGTAAAAGGAACACGCCTATTACTTGTATTTAGCGCTAATCCAAGTGGTATTACGTTAGCTCAAACATTGGGCGGATATGCTAGCGCAGGTATTGCTATAAGTTAAACAGTTGTTTAAACATAAAGAAGAAGATGGGAGAACTTATCTCCTATCTTCTTCTTTTGCTATTAAGCGAAAGTTCGACTTGCGAAAGCCTGCTATTTGAACAAGTGCATTTAATTATCGATGACACACATAAAATTTCTAACAATTGGAACATTAACAATATACCAACAAGTAACTAATTTCAGCATGCTAAGGAGTCAAAATGAAAAACTCAATGTGGTCTCAAGAGAACAGAAATAAGAATATTCGGAATCAAGAGAAAAAATTGATAATGGTATGCTTCATCGTTGCAGGCATTATGACATTTGCCTTGTTACGCAAATGGTTATAACTATCGCTTTCGAAGTGACGATATGTTTATAAAAAGCAGTATAAGAAAGCTAACAAAAAGTTTTAGGGGAGAAAAACAATATGAACTATGATCCAGTAGTACTTAGCAGAATGTTAACATCATTAACTTTAGGGTTTCATATTATCTTCGCAACAATCGGTGTTGGTGTTCCATTATTTATTGGACTAGCTGAATGGATTGGTATACGCAAAAACGATTTTGAATACATACTTATGGCACGGCGCTGGGCAAGAGGTTATGTCATTACAGTTGCTGTAGGTGTCGTGACAGGAACTGCTATCGGCTTACAGTTAAGCTTATTATGGCCAAGTTTTATGCAAGTAGCGGGTCAATCGATCGCTCTTCCTCTGTTCATGGAAACGTTCGCGTTCTTCTTTGAAGCGATTTTTCTAGGTATTTACTTGTACACATGGGATCGATTCAAGAATAAGACTACGCATCTCTGGCTTCTAATACCAGTAGTTCTTGGTTCATCGGCTTCTGCTTTGTTTATTACGATTGTTAATTCATTTATGAATTATCCTGTAGGTTTTACATATTTGGATGGTCAAATTATCGGTATTAATCCATATAAAGCAATGCTTAGTCCAGCAATGCCCTCAAAGGTTGCACATGTCATATCATCAGCATATTTGACATCAGCTTTAATACTAGCTGCTATTGCTGCACTTTCCTATTTGAAAGGACAAAAACATAGATATCATCGTAAAGCATTAAAGTTAACGATGATATGTTCATTTGTATTTATGCTGTCTACAGCTCTAATTGGAGATATTTCAGGTAAATATCTTGCTGTCTATCAGCCGGAAAAATTAGCTGCTACCGAATGGCATTTCGAAACGACAACACAAGCTCCACTTGTATTCGGGGGTACATTAGACGAAAATCATAATGTTAAAAATGCTCTAGTCATCCCTTACGGATTAAGTATTCTTGGCTTTAATAACCCCAATGCCGAGGTTATCGGATTAGATCAATTCCCTGAAGAAGATTGGGCTCCCTTATGGATTCATTATCTATTCGATATGAAAATGGGTTATGTTGCCCTTCTAACTTTGATAACAACTTTCTTCATTGTTCAGTTAGTAAGAAAAAAAGGAAATATCTACAGTAAATGGTTGTTGTGGTGTGTAGTGATTTCTGCACCCATAGCCATGCTTACAATAGAACATGGGTGGATTTTTTCAGAAGTTGGTCGTCAACCTTGGATACTACGTGGAATTATGAGAACAGCAACAGGAGCAACACAATCGGATCATGTGGATCTTATGCTACTATTGTTCTTTCTGCTGTATCTTGTTCTTGGTATTGCATCAACTAGAGTACTTGTCAAAATGTTTCGTAATAATAAGGCAGAAGATGAACTCGCCTTATATGAAAATTAGAGGGTGATAATATGAGCTATGAAGTACTTGGTATCACTGTCCTTTGGACATTTCTTTTTGGATATCTGATTATTGCGTCCATCGATTTTGGAGCTGGATTCTTCATCTATTACAGTACGATCTCTGGAACAAGACATTTGATCCATAACATAATAGATCGTTATCTCTCCCCCGTCTGGGAAATAACTAATGTTTTCTTTGTTTTTTTCTTTGTTGGAATTGTAGGATTTTTTCCAGATACTGCCTTCTATCTAGGAACTGCCCTACTAATCCCAGGAAGTATTGGAATTGTGCTACTAGCCATTCGCGGAGCATACTACGCATTTAATCATTATGGTACGACAACTAAATCATGGTACACATTGCTTTATGGTGCAAGCGGACTATTTATTCCGGCTGCCCTATCAACAGTACTGACTATTTCAGAAGGTGGCTACATAGAGGTTAACACGAGCGGACAAGTTATTTTACTTACAAAAAAGCTTTTCACTAGCTCTTATTCGTGGAGTGTAGTCATATTGGCATTAGTTAGTGTGTTATACATATCTGCAATGTTTCTCACCTATTATGCGGACAAAGCGAAAGATATAGATGCTTATCGAGTAGTACGGAATTATGGTTTAGTTTGGAGTATTCCTACCATACTAAGTAGCTTGTTTGTTTTCTTTGCTATTTACAATCATAATCGTGAGCATTTCGATAAAATGTTAGATATCGCTTGGGTGTTTGTACTTTCACTGATCTGTTTTGTCATTGCAGTTACTCTTGTTTGGAGAAACAAGCACCTCGGATGGTCGTTTATCTTTGTGATGTTACAGTATGGCTTTGCGTTTTATGGATATGGAGCAGCACATTTACCATATGTGTTATACCCTTATGTCTCAATCTATGAGAACTTCACTAATGAGAATATGGCTATGGCATTAGTTGGAGTATTTATTCTAGGGCTCATATTACTTATTCCATCGCTGTACTTAGTTATGAGACTATTCCTATTTAATACTTCTTATGTTAAAGGAGAATGAGCGTAATGGATATTCACGATTTTATTATTTTCGTTCTACCTCTAGTTGTTGTCGTAGTAGCAGTAATATTTCTAATTGTATGGGGAGCGATCGGTAATACGAATGAGAAGTAACTTACCTATACCAAGTTCTAGACTACTGTCACGATAATTTGGGCCATTTTCATCACACCCCAAACAATATAGTCATAGGATACCTATAATTATATTGTTTGACAGGTGGTGAATTGATGTGGCAGATGGAGATTACCCAATAACCCCTCCGTTTTCTATTTCAAGGGAAGATGCAATCAGTGCGGTAATTGCATCAATTGCGCTTGAAGAAGTCGGATTAAGTCATATATTAAATGCCGAAGGCGAAAAAATTCAGTATGCACTTGGAACAATTCCTGGTCAAACTCCAATATATTCTACGATTGAGGAAATTCTAGAAGTAAATGAAAGTGTCAGACAAACAATAAGAACTGTCACAGAAGCGAATAAAATTTATCAAATAAAACTGGCTACAGTACTTGGTCAACCGATACCTTATGGCCCAACGGGACCTACTGGACCAACAGGTCCACCCGGCGGTGGGCCGACTGGCGCGACTGGAGCTACCGGTGAACAAGGTCCAACTGGTGCTACTGGTGTTCAAGGAGT includes:
- a CDS encoding cytochrome d ubiquinol oxidase subunit II, which gives rise to MSYEVLGITVLWTFLFGYLIIASIDFGAGFFIYYSTISGTRHLIHNIIDRYLSPVWEITNVFFVFFFVGIVGFFPDTAFYLGTALLIPGSIGIVLLAIRGAYYAFNHYGTTTKSWYTLLYGASGLFIPAALSTVLTISEGGYIEVNTSGQVILLTKKLFTSSYSWSVVILALVSVLYISAMFLTYYADKAKDIDAYRVVRNYGLVWSIPTILSSLFVFFAIYNHNREHFDKMLDIAWVFVLSLICFVIAVTLVWRNKHLGWSFIFVMLQYGFAFYGYGAAHLPYVLYPYVSIYENFTNENMAMALVGVFILGLILLIPSLYLVMRLFLFNTSYVKGE
- a CDS encoding cytochrome ubiquinol oxidase subunit I, which gives rise to MNYDPVVLSRMLTSLTLGFHIIFATIGVGVPLFIGLAEWIGIRKNDFEYILMARRWARGYVITVAVGVVTGTAIGLQLSLLWPSFMQVAGQSIALPLFMETFAFFFEAIFLGIYLYTWDRFKNKTTHLWLLIPVVLGSSASALFITIVNSFMNYPVGFTYLDGQIIGINPYKAMLSPAMPSKVAHVISSAYLTSALILAAIAALSYLKGQKHRYHRKALKLTMICSFVFMLSTALIGDISGKYLAVYQPEKLAATEWHFETTTQAPLVFGGTLDENHNVKNALVIPYGLSILGFNNPNAEVIGLDQFPEEDWAPLWIHYLFDMKMGYVALLTLITTFFIVQLVRKKGNIYSKWLLWCVVISAPIAMLTIEHGWIFSEVGRQPWILRGIMRTATGATQSDHVDLMLLLFFLLYLVLGIASTRVLVKMFRNNKAEDELALYEN